A part of Aegilops tauschii subsp. strangulata cultivar AL8/78 chromosome 2, Aet v6.0, whole genome shotgun sequence genomic DNA contains:
- the LOC109744480 gene encoding F-box/FBD/LRR-repeat protein At1g13570 isoform X2 has protein sequence MAGALARPRNASDDRINELPEVLLSDILSRLGTAEAARTVVLSTRLRDAWLATPLRLDDLELPVPARGKVPSIEPWTARADVVTRALDSHPGPVALFRLSRTSFRGRVPAAEAWFRQLAAKRAREVSLCFSPEWCHDALADPLLGCPTLRVLALGKCHLSDAGASAAAAAALTELTLSETCISEAALQSVLSGCPALRSLVLKHVHGLQRIRVSSCRSLILLGVWHYKQLDEITVEDAPCLERLLGNMRLNAAITVTGAPKLTAFGYAVGVNKGLRAPIHSVKILAISVKFSSKKDMEKVMSLLESFPCLETLHFQSSDYRSGADKDYTTVSDYIQKRYPIRCVARYLKSIILECEQHNPGMLEFACFLLARAHVLQFMRIQSEMCDVPKWVTEQQNLLSQSNMASLEAEVVFEGMKQRKDFTIEGVNALADPFDGGINILGH, from the exons ATGGCAGGGGCCCTCGCGCGACCGCGCAATGCTAGCGACGACCGCATCAACGAGCTACCGGAAGTACTCCTCTCGGACATCCTCTCCCGCCTCGGTACCGCAGAGGCGGCCCGCACCGTCGTCCTCTCCACGCGCCTCCGCGACGCGTGGCTCGCGACCCCCCTCCGCCTCGACGATCTCGAGCTCCCCGTCCCCGCACGCGGCAAGGTCCCCTCGATCGAGCCCTGGACGGCGCGCGCCGACGTCGTCACCCGCGCCCTAGACTCCCACCCCGGCCCCGTCGCGCTCTTCCGCCTCTCCCGGACCTCCTTCCGCGGCCGCGTCCCCGCGGCCGAGGCCTGGTTCCGGCAGCTCGCCGCCAAGCGCGCCCGCGAGGTCTCCCTCTGCTTCTCGCCCGAGTGGTGCCACGACGCGCTCGCCGACCCGCTTCTCGGCTGCCCAACCCTCCGGGTCCTCGCCCTTGGCAAGTGCCACCTCTCCGACGCCGGggcctcggccgccgccgccgccgccctcaccgAGCTCACCCTGTCGGAAACCTGCATTTCCGAGGCCGCCCTTCAGAGCGTACTCTCCGGCTGCCCCGCGCTGCGCAGCCTCGTGCTCAAGCACGTCCACGGCCTTCAGCGCATCCGCGTCTCTTCTTGCCGCAGCCTCATTCTGCTCGGTGTGTGGCACTACAAGCAGCTCGACGAGATCACCGTGGAGGATGCCCCTTGTCTGGAGCGCCTTCTCGGCAATATGCGTCTGAATGCAGCCATTACCGTCACTGGCGCGCCAAAGCTTACTGCTTTTGGCTATGCCGTG GGCGTCAACAAGGGTCTGCGTGCCCCGATCCATAGCGTGAAGATCCTGGCTATCAGTGTGAAGTTCTCAAGCAAGAAGGACATGGAGAAGGTGATGAGCTTACTCGAGAGCTTTCCCTGCTTGGAGACTTTGCATTTCCAG TCCTCGGATTACAGGTCAGGTGCAGACAAGGATTACACCACTGTCTCTGACTACATCCAGAAGCGTTATCCCATCAGGTGTGTTGCGAGATATCTCAAGAGCATTATACTGGAATGCGAGCAACACAACCCTGGCATGCTTGAATTTGCATGTTTTCTCCTTGCAAGAGCACATGTGCTGCAGTTCATGAGGATTCAGTCCGAGATGTGCGACGTCCCAAAATGGGTTACGGAGCAGCAAAATCTGCTCAGCCAAAGCAACATGGCCTCCCTGGAAGCCGAGGTCGTGTTTGAGGGCATGAAACAACGCAAGGACTTCACCATAGAAGGTGTGAATGCTCTAGCTGACCCCTTTGACGGGGGCATCAACATCTTGGGGCACTAA
- the LOC109744480 gene encoding F-box/FBD/LRR-repeat protein At1g13570 isoform X1, whose protein sequence is MAGALARPRNASDDRINELPEVLLSDILSRLGTAEAARTVVLSTRLRDAWLATPLRLDDLELPVPARGKVPSIEPWTARADVVTRALDSHPGPVALFRLSRTSFRGRVPAAEAWFRQLAAKRAREVSLCFSPEWCHDALADPLLGCPTLRVLALGKCHLSDAGASAAAAAALTELTLSETCISEAALQSVLSGCPALRSLVLKHVHGLQRIRVSSCRSLILLGVWHYKQLDEITVEDAPCLERLLGNMRLNAAITVTGAPKLTAFGYAVVSIPHLFHGERAPQGVNKGLRAPIHSVKILAISVKFSSKKDMEKVMSLLESFPCLETLHFQSSDYRSGADKDYTTVSDYIQKRYPIRCVARYLKSIILECEQHNPGMLEFACFLLARAHVLQFMRIQSEMCDVPKWVTEQQNLLSQSNMASLEAEVVFEGMKQRKDFTIEGVNALADPFDGGINILGH, encoded by the exons ATGGCAGGGGCCCTCGCGCGACCGCGCAATGCTAGCGACGACCGCATCAACGAGCTACCGGAAGTACTCCTCTCGGACATCCTCTCCCGCCTCGGTACCGCAGAGGCGGCCCGCACCGTCGTCCTCTCCACGCGCCTCCGCGACGCGTGGCTCGCGACCCCCCTCCGCCTCGACGATCTCGAGCTCCCCGTCCCCGCACGCGGCAAGGTCCCCTCGATCGAGCCCTGGACGGCGCGCGCCGACGTCGTCACCCGCGCCCTAGACTCCCACCCCGGCCCCGTCGCGCTCTTCCGCCTCTCCCGGACCTCCTTCCGCGGCCGCGTCCCCGCGGCCGAGGCCTGGTTCCGGCAGCTCGCCGCCAAGCGCGCCCGCGAGGTCTCCCTCTGCTTCTCGCCCGAGTGGTGCCACGACGCGCTCGCCGACCCGCTTCTCGGCTGCCCAACCCTCCGGGTCCTCGCCCTTGGCAAGTGCCACCTCTCCGACGCCGGggcctcggccgccgccgccgccgccctcaccgAGCTCACCCTGTCGGAAACCTGCATTTCCGAGGCCGCCCTTCAGAGCGTACTCTCCGGCTGCCCCGCGCTGCGCAGCCTCGTGCTCAAGCACGTCCACGGCCTTCAGCGCATCCGCGTCTCTTCTTGCCGCAGCCTCATTCTGCTCGGTGTGTGGCACTACAAGCAGCTCGACGAGATCACCGTGGAGGATGCCCCTTGTCTGGAGCGCCTTCTCGGCAATATGCGTCTGAATGCAGCCATTACCGTCACTGGCGCGCCAAAGCTTACTGCTTTTGGCTATGCCGTGGTCAGCATCCCGCATTTGTTCCACGGCGAGCGTGCGCCGCAG GGCGTCAACAAGGGTCTGCGTGCCCCGATCCATAGCGTGAAGATCCTGGCTATCAGTGTGAAGTTCTCAAGCAAGAAGGACATGGAGAAGGTGATGAGCTTACTCGAGAGCTTTCCCTGCTTGGAGACTTTGCATTTCCAG TCCTCGGATTACAGGTCAGGTGCAGACAAGGATTACACCACTGTCTCTGACTACATCCAGAAGCGTTATCCCATCAGGTGTGTTGCGAGATATCTCAAGAGCATTATACTGGAATGCGAGCAACACAACCCTGGCATGCTTGAATTTGCATGTTTTCTCCTTGCAAGAGCACATGTGCTGCAGTTCATGAGGATTCAGTCCGAGATGTGCGACGTCCCAAAATGGGTTACGGAGCAGCAAAATCTGCTCAGCCAAAGCAACATGGCCTCCCTGGAAGCCGAGGTCGTGTTTGAGGGCATGAAACAACGCAAGGACTTCACCATAGAAGGTGTGAATGCTCTAGCTGACCCCTTTGACGGGGGCATCAACATCTTGGGGCACTAA
- the LOC109744458 gene encoding RNA polymerase II C-terminal domain phosphatase-like 4 encodes MSLAAESPSPSPSSSSGSDDFAALLDAELDLASAVDSASAGDPSTSPTSSDDEEDDDEDAVADVETVEQSSAKRRKVKVQYQDRETAIRPDEDSIGSSEDAQIKICPPHPGYFGGLCFRCGKRQDEEDVPGVAFGYVHKGLRLGTTEIDRLRGSDLKNLLREKKLILILDLDHTLINSTKLHDISAAENNLGIQIAASKDDPNGSLFTLEGMQMLTKLRPFVRKFLKEASNMFEMYIYTMGDKAYAIEIAKLLDPRNVYFNSKVISNSDCTQRHQKGLDMVLGAESVAVILDDTEYVWQKHKENLILMERYHYFASSCRQFGFSVKSLSELMQDERGSDGALATILDVLKRIHTIFFDLAVETALSSRDVRQVIKRVRQEVLQGCKLVFSRVFPSSSRPQDQFIWKMAEQLGAICSADVDSTITHVVAVDVGTDKARWAVKNKKILVHPRWIEASNFRWHRQQEEDFPVKVKKNEKDKENDVAAATDAANGKVKEDDVAAAATDPANEKDKEDDVAPAATDPANEKDKENDVAAAVTDSTNS; translated from the exons ATGAGTCTAGCAGCCGAAtcgccgtcgccgtccccgtcgtcgtCGAGTGGCAGCGACGATTTCGCTGCGCTCCTAGACGCGGAGCTGGATCTCGCCTCTGCCGTCGACTCCGCCTCTGCGGGCGACCCCTCCACATCACCCACAAGCAGCGACGACgaagaggacgacgacgaagacgcGGTGGCCGATGTAGAAACCGTGGAGCAGAGCAG TGCCAAAAGGCGTAAAGTGAAGGTGCAATACCAAGATCGAGAAACGGCAATAAGGCCTGACGAAGACTCCATTG GTTCATCTGAAGATGCTCAAATCAAGATATGTCCTCCACATCCTGGATATTTTGGTGGACTTTGCTTTAGGTGTGGGAAAAGACAAGACGAGGAAGATGTTCCAGGGGTTGCTTTTGGTTATGTCCACAAG GGTTTGAGGCTAGGTACAACAGAAATTGACAGATTGCGTGGATCTGATTTGAAGAATTTGCTGCGCGAAAAAAAACTGATACTTATTTTAGACTTGGACCATACACTTATCAACTCGACAAAACTCCATGATATTTCTGCTGCTGAAAATAACCTGGGAATTCAGATTGCTGCATCAAAAG ACGATCCAAATGGAAGCTTGTTCACGTTAGAAGGAATGCAGATGCTTACAAAGTTGAGACCCTTTGTCCGTAAATTTCTAAAAGAAGCAAGCAATATGTTTGAGATGTATATATACACCATGGGCGACAAGGCTTATGCAATTGAAATAGCAAAGCTTCTTGACCCTCGTAATGTCTATTTTAATTCCAAAGTGATTTCAAACTCTGACTGCACACAGCGACACCAGAAAGGTCTTGATATGGTTCTTGGAGCTGAAAGTGTTGCCGTGATTCTTGATGATACTGAGTAT GTATGGCAGAAGCATAAAGAAAACCTAATTCTGATGGAGAGATATCATTACTTTGCTTCAAGCTGTCGCCAGTTTGGTTTTAGCGTCAAATCTCTGTCAGAGTTGATGCAAGATGAAAGGGGGAGTGATGGTGCTTTGGCTACTATCTTAGATGTTCTGAAGCGTATACACACGATTTTCTTTGACTTG GCTGTTGAAACTGCTCTTTCTTCACGGGATGTAAGACAG GTAATCAAGAGGGTACGGCAGGAAGTACTGCAAGGCTGCAAATTAGTCTTCAGTCGGGTGTTCCCGTCCAGTTCTCGCCCACAGGATCAGTTTATCTGGAAGATGGCCGAGCAGCTGGGAGCCATTTGCTCCGCGGACGTGGATTCCACGATCACCCATGTTGTCGCTGTGGATGTTGGAACAGATAAGGCCCGTTGGGCAGTTAAGAACAAGAAGATCCTGGTCCACCCCCGCTGGATTGAAGCCTCGAATTTCCGGTGGCACCGGCAGCAGGAGGAAGATTTCCCGGTAAAGGTAAAGAAGAATGAAAAGGATAAGGAAAATGACGTTGCTGCTGCCACTGATGCAGCGAATGGAAAGGTTAAAGAAGATGAtgttgctgctgctgccactgatCCAGCGAATGAAAAGGATAAAGAAGACGATGTTGCTCCTGCTGCCACTGATCCAGCGAACGAAAAGGATAAAGAAAACGATGTTGCTGCTGCTGTCACTGATTCAACGAACTCATAA